In Synechococcus sp. RS9909, one genomic interval encodes:
- a CDS encoding alpha-keto acid decarboxylase family protein, with amino-acid sequence MAAPSVAQYTLSRLAQLGIDQIFGVPGDYAFSIDDAAEEVPGLSWVACANELNAAYAADGYARIRGAALLTTTYGVGELSAINGVMGSKAHRLPVFHLVGMPSERIQKQGLITHHNLGDAVYDRFQVLSAEAACVSAVLTPDNCIDELERVIREALRQSRPAYLVISEVNGGQPVLGTPVQGQPLVAIKRQHSVPQELEAAVGTILARLAAAQKPVAVLTHLVSRYGVRDQALELIRKTNLPTALTPNDKGTIDESMPQYAGLYAGDWSSSDAVRDLVGNADLVLDIGGIITTELNTGLWTGNYDPAKVVSIQDNFVRAGSKVFVNVAIDDVLNALCERVSTRCNDHGLKLEPMPLVGAAGDATCSATFYPRLQRRLRAGDTLVIETGTCMTHLNKVLLPEGVSAEGQGLWGSIGWGTPACLGVAMAKTSGHTWMVTGDGSHQLTLNELAVMGRYGVKPRIFVLNNGLFGIEDVISERGHGYDDLAPVNYHLLPEAFGCRNWLSARVSTVAELDAVLDQIDAHDGAAYIEVMIPNEESQPLPQSTIDSGYKLSTPPIG; translated from the coding sequence ATGGCCGCTCCCAGCGTTGCTCAGTACACCCTCAGCCGCCTCGCCCAGCTGGGCATCGACCAGATCTTCGGCGTTCCCGGTGATTACGCCTTCTCGATCGACGATGCGGCGGAGGAGGTGCCCGGCCTGAGCTGGGTGGCCTGCGCCAATGAACTCAATGCCGCCTACGCCGCTGATGGCTACGCCCGCATCCGCGGGGCGGCGCTGCTCACCACCACCTACGGCGTGGGTGAACTCTCCGCCATCAATGGCGTGATGGGTAGCAAGGCCCATCGCCTGCCGGTGTTTCACCTGGTGGGCATGCCCAGTGAACGCATCCAGAAGCAGGGGCTGATCACCCACCACAACCTGGGGGATGCGGTCTACGACCGCTTCCAGGTGCTGTCGGCCGAAGCGGCCTGCGTGAGCGCGGTGCTCACGCCGGACAACTGCATTGATGAGCTCGAGCGCGTGATCCGCGAGGCGCTGCGCCAGAGCAGACCGGCCTACCTGGTGATCTCGGAGGTGAACGGCGGCCAGCCGGTGCTCGGCACCCCGGTGCAGGGCCAACCGCTGGTGGCGATCAAACGACAGCACAGCGTGCCGCAGGAGCTGGAAGCCGCCGTGGGCACGATCCTGGCGCGCCTAGCAGCAGCGCAGAAACCTGTCGCCGTGCTCACCCACCTGGTGAGCCGCTATGGCGTGCGCGATCAGGCCCTGGAGCTGATCCGCAAAACCAATCTGCCCACCGCCCTCACCCCCAACGACAAGGGAACCATCGACGAATCCATGCCGCAGTACGCCGGGCTTTACGCCGGCGACTGGTCGTCGTCGGATGCGGTGCGCGATCTCGTGGGCAACGCCGATCTGGTGCTCGACATCGGCGGCATCATCACCACCGAACTGAACACCGGCCTGTGGACGGGCAACTATGACCCCGCCAAGGTGGTGTCGATCCAGGACAACTTTGTGCGCGCCGGCAGCAAAGTGTTCGTGAATGTGGCGATCGACGATGTACTCAACGCCCTCTGCGAACGCGTCAGCACCCGCTGCAACGATCACGGCCTCAAGCTTGAGCCGATGCCGCTGGTGGGAGCAGCCGGCGATGCCACCTGCTCGGCCACGTTCTACCCGCGCCTGCAGCGCCGCCTGCGCGCCGGCGACACGCTGGTGATCGAAACCGGCACCTGCATGACCCACCTCAACAAGGTGCTGCTGCCGGAGGGCGTGAGCGCCGAAGGCCAGGGCCTGTGGGGCTCGATCGGCTGGGGCACTCCGGCCTGCCTCGGGGTGGCGATGGCCAAGACATCAGGGCACACCTGGATGGTGACCGGCGATGGCTCTCACCAACTCACTCTGAACGAACTGGCGGTGATGGGGCGCTACGGCGTGAAGCCGCGCATCTTCGTGCTCAACAACGGCCTCTTCGGCATCGAGGATGTGATCAGCGAACGCGGCCACGGCTACGACGATCTGGCGCCGGTGAACTACCACCTGTTGCCGGAAGCCTTCGGCTGCCGCAATTGGCTCAGCGCCCGGGTGAGCACCGTGGCGGAGCTCGATGCAGTGCTCGATCAGATCGACGCCCACGACGGCGCCGCCTACATCGAAGTGATGATCCCCAACGAGGAAAGCCAGCCCCTGCCGCAGAGCACCATCGACAGCGGCTACAAACTCAGCACCCCTCCGATCGGCTGA
- the mutT gene encoding 8-oxo-dGTP diphosphatase MutT: MSPFNGLTTRALLQWWQQHGRRAPGLKPWMVTPEGRWPLPGQAIDPYGVLVAEVMLQQTQLQVVLPYWRRWMAAFPSLEALAAAEEQAVLLQWQGLGYYSRGRRLLAAARSIREQWRCGADRSCEAWPRELELWLALPGVGRSTAGGILSSAFNSALPILDGNVRRVLARLQAHPRPPMRQQALFWQWSEALVAAAPGRGRDCNQALMDLGATLCTPRQPSCGVCPWRASCAAYAAGTPDHYPVKDAPRSVPFQVIGVGVVLNAAGEVLIDQRLNEGLLGGLWEFPGGKQEPGEAIAHTIQRELQEELAIEAEVGDELIRLEHAYSHKKLRFVVHLCRWRSGEPQPLASQQVRWVRPHDLDAYPFPAANARIIAALRQHLGIAAGDLPQAG; the protein is encoded by the coding sequence TTGTCTCCTTTCAACGGCCTCACCACTCGAGCCCTCCTCCAGTGGTGGCAGCAGCACGGTCGCCGCGCGCCAGGCCTCAAGCCCTGGATGGTCACGCCTGAGGGGCGTTGGCCCCTGCCTGGGCAGGCGATTGATCCCTACGGCGTTCTGGTCGCCGAGGTGATGTTGCAGCAGACCCAGCTGCAGGTGGTGTTGCCCTACTGGCGGCGCTGGATGGCGGCCTTTCCTTCCTTGGAGGCCCTGGCGGCGGCGGAGGAGCAGGCCGTGCTGCTGCAGTGGCAGGGGCTGGGGTATTACTCCCGTGGTCGGCGCCTGTTGGCGGCAGCGCGATCGATCCGGGAGCAGTGGCGCTGCGGTGCCGATCGCTCCTGCGAGGCCTGGCCCCGGGAGCTGGAGCTCTGGCTTGCCCTGCCCGGGGTCGGTCGCAGCACCGCCGGCGGCATTCTCTCGTCGGCGTTCAATAGTGCACTGCCGATTCTTGATGGCAATGTGCGCCGGGTGCTGGCCCGCCTGCAGGCCCATCCGCGGCCACCGATGCGGCAGCAGGCCCTGTTCTGGCAGTGGAGCGAGGCCCTGGTCGCAGCGGCCCCCGGCCGGGGTCGGGATTGCAATCAGGCCTTGATGGATCTGGGCGCCACGCTCTGCACGCCGCGCCAGCCCTCCTGCGGTGTGTGTCCCTGGCGCGCGAGCTGTGCTGCCTACGCTGCCGGCACTCCCGATCACTACCCCGTGAAAGACGCCCCCCGCTCCGTGCCCTTTCAGGTGATCGGTGTGGGCGTGGTGCTCAATGCAGCCGGTGAGGTGCTGATCGATCAGCGTCTCAACGAGGGCTTGCTCGGAGGACTCTGGGAGTTTCCCGGCGGCAAGCAGGAGCCCGGTGAGGCGATCGCGCACACGATTCAACGCGAGCTGCAGGAGGAGCTGGCGATCGAGGCGGAGGTGGGTGACGAGCTGATCCGCCTGGAGCACGCCTACAGCCACAAGAAGCTGCGCTTTGTGGTGCATCTCTGCCGCTGGCGTTCCGGTGAACCGCAGCCCTTGGCCAGTCAGCAGGTGCGTTGGGTGCGGCCACACGATCTCGATGCCTACCCCTTCCCCGCCGCCAACGCCAGGATCATCGCGGCCCTGCGCCAGCATCTCGGCATCGCCGCCGGCGATCTGCCCCAGGCGGGCTGA
- a CDS encoding LysR family transcriptional regulator yields MSLPVSPSDLHDFVLVVQHGGLSAAERATGIDKSRLSRRITRLEQALGVQLLRRTPRHVTLTTAGERVYAHCREGLLCFERAIEELNELAAEPSGRVRLSCPVQITQTYLTRLLPAFLQAYPRIQVEVEASDRIVDLSRDPIDLALRVRPELEDSRHLVARPLLPVRNWLVASPVLMEARGAIEDPEALADWPSVAWPSAVSEAGPIWALRRHAQIERFSHQPRLLVNNLDVQLRAVETGIGIGLLPNVIVTNAIEAGRLARVLPDWEGECEELIHLIFPRSRHPSPATRELISYLCAHLPDQIRAGVQPPGQAG; encoded by the coding sequence TTGAGCCTTCCCGTCTCCCCGTCCGATCTGCATGATTTCGTGCTGGTGGTGCAGCACGGAGGCCTCAGTGCTGCCGAGCGGGCGACGGGGATCGACAAATCGAGGCTGAGCCGGCGGATCACGCGCCTGGAGCAGGCGCTGGGGGTGCAGCTGCTGCGGCGCACCCCCCGCCATGTGACACTCACCACGGCTGGCGAGCGGGTGTATGCCCACTGCCGTGAAGGGCTGCTCTGCTTCGAGCGCGCGATCGAAGAACTGAACGAGTTGGCGGCGGAACCGAGCGGACGCGTGCGCCTCTCCTGCCCGGTGCAGATCACCCAGACCTACCTCACACGGTTGCTGCCGGCCTTCCTGCAGGCCTACCCGCGCATTCAGGTGGAGGTGGAGGCCAGCGATCGAATCGTGGATCTCTCCCGCGACCCGATCGATCTGGCGCTCAGGGTGCGGCCGGAGCTGGAGGACAGTCGCCATCTGGTGGCTCGGCCGCTGCTGCCGGTGCGCAACTGGCTGGTGGCCAGTCCGGTGCTGATGGAGGCGCGCGGAGCGATCGAAGATCCCGAAGCCCTGGCCGACTGGCCGAGCGTGGCTTGGCCCTCCGCCGTGAGCGAAGCGGGACCGATCTGGGCCCTGCGCCGCCACGCTCAGATCGAACGCTTCAGCCACCAGCCCCGACTGCTGGTGAACAACCTGGATGTGCAACTGCGGGCCGTTGAGACCGGCATCGGCATCGGCTTGCTACCCAACGTGATCGTGACCAATGCCATCGAGGCCGGCCGGCTGGCGCGGGTGTTGCCCGACTGGGAGGGCGAGTGCGAGGAGCTGATTCACCTGATCTTTCCCCGCAGTCGTCACCCCAGCCCCGCCACCCGTGAACTGATCAGCTACCTCTGCGCCCACCTACCCGACCAGATCAGGGCAGGGGTACAGCCTCCCGGGCAGGCTGGCTGA
- a CDS encoding NAD(P)/FAD-dependent oxidoreductase: MSASVTNVPPHQPDVLNGLPPVAVIGAGPGGLVAARWLLAKGFDCLLLESCAELGGQWNGANRRSATWPGLVTNTSRVMTAFSDLDHPEGTATYPSREQAQVYLQRYAERFDLLRRIRYGCEVTELDRDPSGQGWQLRWREKGVLLQARFQQVVVATGAQSCPSTPNLPGLESFSGRLGVHHTAHFRGAEGFRGASVLSVGCSISSLEIATALAQQGVEVHATYRRQRYVLPKLLAGVPNDHVMFTRSAALAAECLPIEAVAEALKAEVLRHAGSPEQWGARQPHANILQAGISGCQGFLPLVAEGRIQVHPWIEAIEGDSVVFQDGSRERFDALLLGTGFRFHLPFLSRDLCELINLQEKSMGLYAQTLHPQLPGLAFIGFYGLIGPYWPVLELQARWLAGCWGDATQLPDRETMQAAINAQAARPLPAEGVPMQGMALQFARLAGVEPTLSRWPELERALLFGPLSPASFRLEGPDALAEAPQRTLAAAACFGHQADTVLRPEEAGLRDALSQPAREAVPLP, encoded by the coding sequence ATGTCTGCCTCGGTCACCAACGTTCCGCCCCACCAGCCCGACGTCCTCAACGGTCTGCCGCCGGTGGCGGTGATCGGTGCCGGTCCCGGCGGCCTGGTGGCTGCGCGCTGGCTGCTGGCCAAGGGGTTTGACTGTTTGTTGCTGGAGTCGTGCGCGGAGCTGGGCGGTCAGTGGAACGGGGCGAATCGCCGCAGCGCCACCTGGCCCGGTCTGGTGACCAACACCAGCCGGGTGATGACCGCCTTCTCCGATCTCGATCATCCCGAGGGCACCGCCACCTATCCCAGCCGCGAGCAGGCGCAGGTCTACCTGCAGCGCTACGCCGAGCGCTTTGATCTGTTGCGCCGCATCCGTTATGGCTGCGAGGTCACCGAACTGGATCGTGACCCTTCAGGACAGGGGTGGCAGCTGCGTTGGCGCGAGAAAGGCGTGTTGCTGCAGGCCCGTTTCCAGCAGGTTGTGGTGGCCACCGGTGCCCAATCCTGTCCGAGCACGCCCAACCTTCCCGGCCTGGAGAGTTTCAGCGGTCGCCTCGGGGTGCACCACACCGCCCACTTCCGCGGTGCCGAGGGCTTCCGCGGCGCTTCGGTGCTCAGCGTCGGTTGTTCGATCAGCTCTCTGGAGATCGCCACTGCCCTGGCCCAGCAGGGCGTGGAGGTGCATGCCACCTACCGCCGGCAGCGCTACGTGCTTCCCAAGCTGCTGGCGGGTGTGCCCAACGATCATGTGATGTTCACCCGTTCAGCGGCTCTGGCGGCTGAATGTCTGCCGATCGAGGCGGTGGCGGAGGCACTCAAGGCTGAGGTGCTCCGCCATGCCGGCAGCCCGGAGCAGTGGGGGGCTCGCCAACCCCATGCCAACATCCTGCAGGCTGGTATCAGCGGTTGCCAGGGCTTCCTGCCCCTGGTGGCCGAGGGCCGCATCCAGGTGCATCCCTGGATCGAGGCGATCGAGGGCGACAGCGTGGTGTTTCAGGACGGCAGCCGCGAGCGCTTTGACGCCCTGCTGCTCGGGACGGGCTTCCGCTTCCACCTGCCCTTCCTCAGTCGTGACCTGTGCGAGCTCATCAACCTGCAGGAGAAAAGCATGGGCCTCTATGCCCAGACGCTGCACCCGCAGCTTCCCGGGCTGGCCTTCATCGGCTTTTATGGCTTGATCGGCCCGTACTGGCCTGTGCTCGAACTGCAGGCCCGCTGGCTCGCTGGTTGCTGGGGTGATGCCACCCAGCTGCCGGATAGGGAGACGATGCAGGCGGCGATCAATGCCCAGGCAGCCCGTCCGCTGCCGGCAGAAGGCGTTCCCATGCAAGGGATGGCCTTGCAGTTCGCCCGCCTGGCTGGTGTGGAACCCACCCTGTCGCGCTGGCCTGAGCTGGAGCGGGCATTGCTCTTTGGCCCTCTCTCGCCGGCCTCCTTCCGCTTGGAGGGCCCCGATGCGCTGGCGGAGGCGCCCCAGCGCACGCTTGCGGCGGCCGCCTGCTTCGGGCATCAAGCCGACACAGTGCTCAGGCCGGAGGAGGCGGGTTTGCGTGACGCCCTCAGCCAGCCTGCCCGGGAGGCTGTACCCCTGCCCTGA